The Desulfococcus multivorans DNA window CGTAAAGCTCTCCGACCTCGTGCTGAAGCTGCGCGACATGAAGGTGGATCGCACCTTCCCGGCATCCGACGAGATTCTGGCTCGCCTGTCCCTCAACGCCCCCGACGGAGCATCCGATCCGTCCGCCGCCGATGCCCGGGGCACCCGGGTCGTCCTCAAGGGTCGGAACGACGCGGTCCTGTCCAGCGTCGTCATCGGAAAGACCCGGGATAGCGACACCGGAAGGGGCGGGAACTATGTCATGGTCGACGGGGACAAGGCGGTCTATGTCGTCGACAAAGCGTTCCACTTCCTCGATACCGACCCCGAAAAATGGATCGACAAGGAGATCCTGGACGTCGCGCCGGAACGGATCGCCGAGGTCCGCCGAATCGATCCGGGGGCCGGGGCGCCCCGCTATATCGTCCGGCGCCCTGACCCGGAAAAGCCGGCCGGGCTGCTCGACGTTCCGGCGGACAAAACCGCGGCGTCGGTCAAGATCAATCGCCTGATGGACGCTCTCTCCACCTTCCGGATCGACGACGTGGTCGATCCGAAAACCCCGGCGGAAGCCACCGGGCTCGACACCGGGGCCTGCTTCGAATACGGGCTGTTCGACGGCACCGTCTACACCCTTTGCCTGGGAGGCCCCGTGACGGACCATCCGGACCGCACCTATTTCAAGGCCCGGGTCGCCTTCACCCCGCCGTCCGAAGCCCCGGCGACGGCCCCGGAAAAGACGGCCCCTGCCGGGGAAGAAACGGCGGCCGACGCCCCCGAAGCACCGGTGGATCCGGCTGAAAATACCGATGCGCCCACCGACGGCACCGAATCGACGGCGCCGGCCCCGGAGGAGACGGTATCTGCCGGGACGGAAACGACGGCCGGCGCCCCTGAAACCCCGGCGGATCCGGCTGTCGCGGCGGCTGAACTGAATCAACGGATCAGCCCCTGGATCTTCGCCGTGCCGAAATGGAAGGCCGACCAGTTCATCCTCGACAAGGCCGATTTTTTCGAAAACAGAGAAAGTGATTAAGGGCTTCGGCAAGGCAATGTCGCTACCCCCTTCCCCTTTCTTCAACTCAGAAAATACGGATCCACGTCGATCACCACCCGCACCCCGGGGTGGCGAAACAGGTTCGGCGCCGCCGAGGAAACCGCCCGGACAAACCGGCGAAGCGGCCCGATCCGCAGGCCCTTGACCAGCATCTGCCAGCGGTAGCGGCCGGCGATCTTCTGGATCGAGGCCTCCACGGGTCCCAGAAGCGTCACCCATTTCCGGTAAACCGCCTCCTGCTGCAACAGCTCCCGGCAGACCGACCCCAGGGCCTCGGCCGTCTCCCGGGTCGCCTCGGGGTCGACGCCCGAGATCCTGAGCTGAATGATCCGGGATACCGGCGGATAACCGAGGGCCCGGCGAAAACCGATCTCGACCTTGTAAAACGCCTCGTAGTCCTGTCGGGTCGCGGCGACGATGCTGAAATGATCGGGGGTGAAGGTCTGCAGAATCATCCGGCCGGGGGCATCCCCCCGGCCGGCGCGGCCGGCCACTTGGGCCAGGAGCTGGAAGGTGCGTTCCCCGGCCCTGAAATCCGGAAAACTGAGGGAAAGGTCCGCGCAGATGACCCCCACCACGGTGATGTTGGGAAAGTCGTGACCCTTGGCCACCATCTGGGTCCCCACCAGAACGTCCACCGCCCCTTTCCTCAGACTCTTCAGGATCCTGACGACAGACCCCTTTCGGGTGGTGGTGTCCCGGTCCATGCGCGCCACCCGGGCGTCGGGGAACAGGGCCTTGACCGCGGCCTCCACCTTCTCGGTCCCCATCCCCAGCAGTTTGATGGGGGCGGGTCCGCAGGCCGGACAGTCGCAGGGCGCCTTTCGGGTGTAGCCGCAATAGTGGCACCGGTAAACCCCGGCCAGGCGGTGGTAGGTCAGCGTGATGTCGCAGTGGACGCACCGGAGGGCCTCTCCACAGGCGGCACAAACCGGGAAGCTGGCAAAACCCCGGCGGTTCAGAAAGAGCAGCACCTGTTCTTTCCGTTCCAGGGCCGCGGTCATGGCCGCATGGAGGGGCGGCGTAATGAAGCGCCTCGCCCCCCGGGTGTCCGCGACCTTTTTGAGATCGACCACGGTGATCTCGGGAAGCGGGCGGGACGCCACCCGCCGCCGAATCCGAAGCTCCCTGAACTTTCCCGTGCGGACATTGTAGCAGGTGTGAACGGAGGGCGTCGCCGATCCCAGGATCACGACGGCGTCCGAAAGCTTCGCACGGACCACGGCGATGTCTCTGGCATTGTAAAGCAGATCCGCTCCCTGCTTGTAGGAGGTGTCGTGTTCCTCGTCCACGATGACGAGACCGATATGATCGAGGGGGGCGAAAACCGCGGACCGTGCCCCGATGACGACGGCGGCCTCCCGGTTCAGAATCCGCTGCCATTGATCCAACCGCTCGCCCGCGGAAAGCCCGCTGTGGAGCACGGCGACGGCCTCCCCGAATCGGGCCCGGAACCGACGCTCCATCTGGGAGATCAGGGCGATCTCGGGCACCAGCACCAGCACCGGGAGCCCCTTTTCCATCACCTTCCGGGCCAGATGGAGATAGACCTCCGTCTTCCCGCTGCCGGTGACCCCCGCCAGGAGAAAGGGACAAAACCCCTTGCCTGTGACGGCGTCCACTTCGGCGACCACCCCGGCCTGCTCCGGGTTGAGGGTTCGGGGGGTATCCGGTGGTATCGGTTCGCCAAAGGGGTCGCGATAGACCTGTTTCTCGTAGACCCGGACCAGTCCCTGCTCGACCATGGCGCGGACGAGCCGCGGCGCCGTCGGCACCTGGGCCTTGATATCGCTGATCGACATCTCCTCGCAGGACTCCAGGAGTGCCAGGATATCCCGCCGGGCCCGGGAAAGGGACGCCGGCGGCGTTCCGTCGCCCCGCGCCGCGAACCGTTCCATTCTCGGCCGGGCCACGCCCCCCTGGAGCACGGCTTCCCGCACCAGCCATCCCCGGTCCTCGAGGGTCTGCACCAGGGCCGCCGGCACGCGCCGCTCTCTCAGGTCCTTGAGACGACACGGCCCCGATTTCAGGCGGGTCATCACCTCCCGCTCGAGGGGTGTGAGATCCCGACCCCCCGCCTCGAAGACTGTCAGCCCCCCGGGAGTGGCCGAAACGGTCAAGCGGTCGTAAACGTTCAGTCCGCCGGGCAGGGCGCACTGAATCACCTCCCCCAGGGGGTGCATGTAGTAGTCGGCGACCCATTTGAAAAAAGGGATCATCTCCGGAGGAAAGAGGGGGACCGGATCCAGGACGTCCAGAATCCGCTTGACGGCATACCCTCCCGAAGGGACCGTCTCCCCCAGTACGTACCCGGTGACCCGCCGCCGTCCGAAGGGCACCAGGACCCGCTTTCCGGGGGTCGCCAACGGCGCGAGGGCGTCCGGGACCCCGTAGGTGTAGGATCCTTCGACGGGAAGGGCGACGGCGACGGCGATGTGGCTGGAATAGATCGTCATAATCAGGAATAGATTGTCATTCCGTATCAATCACATTATATACAGACGGGTCAACCCCATCGATACCCAACCCTGTTTCATTCATAAGGAGGCACCCTGATGGCAACATTCTCTTGACAAACTTGTCAAGGAACCGGGAAAATACACCTTCAACCGGCCGTTGGGCTGTTTCTGACCCTTTCCCCAACTTATGTTTTCCACCCTGCATAAAGGAGGCCGCCGTGCCCGTCACCCTTGCCGACCACCCCCTGATCAAACACAAACTGGGGCTCATTCGCAAAGCCGACATCTCGACCAAGGACTTCAGAGACCTCTCCTCGGAGATCGCAAGACTGCTGACCTACGAAGCGACCAAGGACCTGGAAACGGAACAGATCACCGTCGAGGGGTGGGCCGGTCCGGTGACAGTCGATACGATCAAGGGGAAAAAGATCACCGTCGTCCCCATTCTTCGGGCCGGCATCGGAATGATGAACGGCGTCATCGACATGATCCCCTCGGCAAAGATCAGCCTGGTTGGCCTCTACCGCAACGAAGAGACCCTGGAACCCGTTCGCTATTACGTCAAACTGACCAGCAACATGGAGGAGCGGATCGCCCTCATCCTGGACCCCATGCTGGCCACGGGCGGCACCCTCGTCGCCACCATCGATCTGTTGAAGGCGGCCGGATGCACCCACATCAAGGGGCTCTTTCTCGTAGCGGCGCCGGAAGGCCTCAGGCGGCTCGAAAAGGCCCACCCGGACGTCGAGGTCTACGTGGCGTCCGTGGATGAAAAGCTGAACGACGTCGGGTATATCCTGCCGGGTCTGGGGGATGCCGGCGACAAGATCTTCGGCACCAAATAGACCGGTGCGCCCAGGAACCCCCAACCCGGGCAAGGAGCATCCCATGTCCCCAGACCCCTCGGACCGGCCCGGTCATCATGGTCATCGGGCTGGTCCTGGCGCCGGTGGCCGTCAACATGGCCATGGGAAAGACCGGCGACGGCGCGGCGGTCCTCGTTCTCGAAAGAACGGCCCTCTTTATTTCCATGCTGTCCCTGGCCGTCACCGTCCTGGTCTCCTTGAAGGGCAGGGGCATGCTGCGCCTCATTCCCATCCTCTGCGGCATCACGGCGGGGTATCTCGTCTCCCTCCTCCAGACCATCCCCACGCCGGTCATGGGCGGGATCATGCTGCTGCTCTTCGGCGCCATCATGGTCGTGGGGCTCAACAGCCTGGTCAAGGCGGGTGAGGATCTGATGGAACCCCGAAACATGTGCATCGTCTCCCTCGTCCTGGTCTTCGGAATCGGCGGTATGGTCTTCTCCGCCGGAGATTTCAGCATCAAGGGCATCGGGCTTTCAGGCATCCTGGGCGTTCTCCTGAACCTGGTGCTGCCCCGGAGTCGCCGTCCCGCGGCATGATCAGGCGGCCGCAAGAGCGGTCTGAACCTCCCGGGCGATCCGGCGGGCTGCTTCCCGGGGGTCTGCCGCGTCCCGAATGGGTCTGCCCACGACCAGATAGTCGGCCCCCCACCGGACGGCCTGTCCCGGTGTCGTGACGCGCTTCTGGTCGTCGGGTGAATCCTGGGCCGATGCGGGACGGATGCCGGGGGTCACCGCCAGAAAATCGGGTCCGAAGGCCTTCTTGACGGCGGCCGCCTCCAGTCCCGAGCAGACGATCCCGGCGCAACCCGCGGCCCGGGCCGTTTCCGCCCGGTTCATGACCAGCCGGGTCATGTCGGCGGCCAGTTCCGGCCGGAAGCCGGCGGCGGCGATATCCTCGCTGGAGACGCTGGTCAGCACCGTGACCCCCAGCACCCCCACCTTTCCACCGCTCCCGGCCACGGCGGCCCCCAGCATTTCAGGGCTTTCCCCGCAGTGGACCGTGGCGAGCGCGACGTCGAGATCCGCCACCCGGGCCATGGCGCGCGCCACCGTGGCGGGGATGTCGTGGAGCTTCAGGTCGAGAAACACCCGGGCCCCCCGGGAGCGGATAAACCGGACGATATCCGGCCCCGCCTGGATAAAGAGTTCGAGGCCCACCTTGAACATCCCCACCTCTTCCGACAGCAGGGTCACCCATTCCTTTGCCGCCTCCGGGCTCGGCACGTCCAACGGAAACACGATATAATCGGTTGCGCTTCTCATGATCTCCTTTCTTGTATAAGGCTGAAGACTGAAGACTGAAGGCTGAAGGGGATAAAATGCGCCGCTCGTCACAGACGCACCCCTTCAGTCTTCAGCCTTCAGCCTTCAGCCTTCTTGAACGACTAAGGCTGAAAGGGATAAAATGCGCCGCTCGTCACAGACGCACCCCTTCAGTCTTCAGCCTTCAGCCTTCAGTCTTTTTAACAATGACAATCGTCACGTCGTCCGACTGGGGCCGCGGGCCCCGGAACGCTTCGAGACCGGCGAGGATCCCCTCCAGAATCCCGGCGGCGGTCCGGTCCGCGTGGGATCGGATCAGGGCCTTGAAGCGGTGCTTTCCGAACATCTCTCCCGCGGCGTTCCGGGCCTCCCAGATGCCGTCCGTGCCGACGGCGATGATGTGGCCGGGCGACAGCCCCGTCCGGCGGCCGGCAGTGTAGGTCATCCCCTCGTCGATGCCCAACGCCGCCCCCTTCCCCTTCAACTCGGCGAAAGCCCCTGTTTCAGGGTCATACCAGACGGCGGGATCGTGACCGGCGCGAATCCAGTCGACGGCCGCGGCATCAGGCGCGATCTCCATGTAGAACAGGGTCAGAAACTGACCGGTGGCGTCGGTGTCCCGGCAGACGAGACGGTTGACGTCGCCGATGACCGTCGCCAGATCGCCGGGTTGGCCCACCCGCCCCTTGAGGAACGCCCGGGCGGTGGCCATGAGGAGGGCCGCGGAGATGCCGTGACCGGACACATCCCCGACCGCGACGCCGAGTCCGGGGACTCCGCCCCGGTTCAAGGGGATGAAGTCATGGAAATCCCCCCCGGTTTCATCGCAGTATCGGCTTACAGCCGCCATGTCAAATCCGGGAAGATGGGGGGGCTTTCCGGGAAGAAGGTTCTTCTGGACGCTGCTGGCCACCTCGAGTCCCTGTTTCAGGCGGATCCGTTCCTCGAGGTCCGGCACCATCCGGTTGAAGGCCCGGCCCAGCTCCCCGACCTCGTCCCGGGAACGGATGTCGATCCGAGTGGAAAAGTCGCCGGTGGCCAGCCGTCGGGAGCCCTCCAGCACCTTGTGGATGTTGTGTGTCACATATCGGGAGAGGACCAGGGAAATCAGAAACACGGCGACGAGAACGCCCGAAAACAAAATCCTGGTGGTCCTCATCTCCTCGATGAATCGCGCCTGGACATAGCGTTCCATGCTCTCGGCATCGGCGATCAGGTCCGATTTGGGCACGATCAGCAGGAGGGAGGTGCCTTCGGCGCTGATGACGCTGTAGGCCATGATGGTCGCGTCCCCGCCGTAGGGAACCTCGCTGATGCCTGAACGCCGGTTCATGAGATCGGAGATCACGGCATCCATCGCCCCGGGAACGTCCGACGACAGCCATCGGACGGTTTGAAGATAGCGCCATTCCCGGCCCCGTTCCGCTCCGGGATCCTCGCTGGCGATGATCATGACCCCGGCCTCCCGGGAGGCGGAACGCGGCACCGCCCGCACCAGCAGTGAAATGACGTTCCTGGAGAGCATGCGGATATGCTTGTTCTCGTGGAGCAGCGTGCTTACCGGCACCATGAGGGCCGCCGCGCCCGCGAACGCTCCGTCCGGCCCGTGGATGGGCGCGGCGACAGGGATTACGATTCGACAGGTCAGGGCATCGATAACGGGCATGCTCCAGACCGTTTTCCCCCGATCCCTGACCTGCCGATACCAGGACGCATCGCGCCCGTCGGGCAGTGAAACCCCCGCGGGGCCGGGGTAGAGCGTCTGGATCCCGTTGTCCAACACCACCATCTGCCAAAGAAAAAGACCCGGAAATTCCCGATCCACGGCATCATAGAGAGTGGCCATGCCCTCGAGACGACCGGCGGTCAACTCCCGATAGGGCGCTGCCGTCCCCGGGGGAAATCGCCACAGGGGTTCGCGGCGGGAGACGGACAAGGGCTCACACACGCCCGTTTCCACCAGACGGCAGTAGACCGAGGGGTCCCGCTCCTTCAGATCGCCGGCCGGCGCCTCTCCGGCCCGGTCCGTTTCACGGATGGAGCGTTCGGCCGGAACCGGTGATCCCCAAAGCCGTCGCTCCAATTCGGCCGTCCGGACCCTGAGGATCATGTCGATCAACTCCGCATCCCGCTTGAGCACCCGCGCATGGTCCTCCACCAGCCGCTTCAGGGCCTGGGTCGACT harbors:
- a CDS encoding DUF4340 domain-containing protein; protein product: MKSKTFIILLLICVLLGAASWFLLGSGPSTGRKADDPSGDPLLTALPVKEILTIEITGHQRGVHLEKGETTWRVRERYGYPADFVKLSDLVLKLRDMKVDRTFPASDEILARLSLNAPDGASDPSAADARGTRVVLKGRNDAVLSSVVIGKTRDSDTGRGGNYVMVDGDKAVYVVDKAFHFLDTDPEKWIDKEILDVAPERIAEVRRIDPGAGAPRYIVRRPDPEKPAGLLDVPADKTAASVKINRLMDALSTFRIDDVVDPKTPAEATGLDTGACFEYGLFDGTVYTLCLGGPVTDHPDRTYFKARVAFTPPSEAPATAPEKTAPAGEETAADAPEAPVDPAENTDAPTDGTESTAPAPEETVSAGTETTAGAPETPADPAVAAAELNQRISPWIFAVPKWKADQFILDKADFFENRESD
- the priA gene encoding replication restart helicase PriA; the encoded protein is MTIYSSHIAVAVALPVEGSYTYGVPDALAPLATPGKRVLVPFGRRRVTGYVLGETVPSGGYAVKRILDVLDPVPLFPPEMIPFFKWVADYYMHPLGEVIQCALPGGLNVYDRLTVSATPGGLTVFEAGGRDLTPLEREVMTRLKSGPCRLKDLRERRVPAALVQTLEDRGWLVREAVLQGGVARPRMERFAARGDGTPPASLSRARRDILALLESCEEMSISDIKAQVPTAPRLVRAMVEQGLVRVYEKQVYRDPFGEPIPPDTPRTLNPEQAGVVAEVDAVTGKGFCPFLLAGVTGSGKTEVYLHLARKVMEKGLPVLVLVPEIALISQMERRFRARFGEAVAVLHSGLSAGERLDQWQRILNREAAVVIGARSAVFAPLDHIGLVIVDEEHDTSYKQGADLLYNARDIAVVRAKLSDAVVILGSATPSVHTCYNVRTGKFRELRIRRRVASRPLPEITVVDLKKVADTRGARRFITPPLHAAMTAALERKEQVLLFLNRRGFASFPVCAACGEALRCVHCDITLTYHRLAGVYRCHYCGYTRKAPCDCPACGPAPIKLLGMGTEKVEAAVKALFPDARVARMDRDTTTRKGSVVRILKSLRKGAVDVLVGTQMVAKGHDFPNITVVGVICADLSLSFPDFRAGERTFQLLAQVAGRAGRGDAPGRMILQTFTPDHFSIVAATRQDYEAFYKVEIGFRRALGYPPVSRIIQLRISGVDPEATRETAEALGSVCRELLQQEAVYRKWVTLLGPVEASIQKIAGRYRWQMLVKGLRIGPLRRFVRAVSSAAPNLFRHPGVRVVIDVDPYFLS
- the upp gene encoding uracil phosphoribosyltransferase, translated to MPVTLADHPLIKHKLGLIRKADISTKDFRDLSSEIARLLTYEATKDLETEQITVEGWAGPVTVDTIKGKKITVVPILRAGIGMMNGVIDMIPSAKISLVGLYRNEETLEPVRYYVKLTSNMEERIALILDPMLATGGTLVATIDLLKAAGCTHIKGLFLVAAPEGLRRLEKAHPDVEVYVASVDEKLNDVGYILPGLGDAGDKIFGTK
- a CDS encoding solute carrier family 23 protein — its product is MMVIGLVLAPVAVNMAMGKTGDGAAVLVLERTALFISMLSLAVTVLVSLKGRGMLRLIPILCGITAGYLVSLLQTIPTPVMGGIMLLLFGAIMVVGLNSLVKAGEDLMEPRNMCIVSLVLVFGIGGMVFSAGDFSIKGIGLSGILGVLLNLVLPRSRRPAA
- the pyrF gene encoding orotidine-5'-phosphate decarboxylase, with translation MRSATDYIVFPLDVPSPEAAKEWVTLLSEEVGMFKVGLELFIQAGPDIVRFIRSRGARVFLDLKLHDIPATVARAMARVADLDVALATVHCGESPEMLGAAVAGSGGKVGVLGVTVLTSVSSEDIAAAGFRPELAADMTRLVMNRAETARAAGCAGIVCSGLEAAAVKKAFGPDFLAVTPGIRPASAQDSPDDQKRVTTPGQAVRWGADYLVVGRPIRDAADPREAARRIAREVQTALAAA
- a CDS encoding SpoIIE family protein phosphatase; protein product: MRIRWKILVLLLAVSMVPMLALRWKAGGLFHALALELSEQARDTLATQSTQALKRLVEDHARVLKRDAELIDMILRVRTAELERRLWGSPVPAERSIRETDRAGEAPAGDLKERDPSVYCRLVETGVCEPLSVSRREPLWRFPPGTAAPYRELTAGRLEGMATLYDAVDREFPGLFLWQMVVLDNGIQTLYPGPAGVSLPDGRDASWYRQVRDRGKTVWSMPVIDALTCRIVIPVAAPIHGPDGAFAGAAALMVPVSTLLHENKHIRMLSRNVISLLVRAVPRSASREAGVMIIASEDPGAERGREWRYLQTVRWLSSDVPGAMDAVISDLMNRRSGISEVPYGGDATIMAYSVISAEGTSLLLIVPKSDLIADAESMERYVQARFIEEMRTTRILFSGVLVAVFLISLVLSRYVTHNIHKVLEGSRRLATGDFSTRIDIRSRDEVGELGRAFNRMVPDLEERIRLKQGLEVASSVQKNLLPGKPPHLPGFDMAAVSRYCDETGGDFHDFIPLNRGGVPGLGVAVGDVSGHGISAALLMATARAFLKGRVGQPGDLATVIGDVNRLVCRDTDATGQFLTLFYMEIAPDAAAVDWIRAGHDPAVWYDPETGAFAELKGKGAALGIDEGMTYTAGRRTGLSPGHIIAVGTDGIWEARNAAGEMFGKHRFKALIRSHADRTAAGILEGILAGLEAFRGPRPQSDDVTIVIVKKTEG